In one Sesamum indicum cultivar Zhongzhi No. 13 linkage group LG12, S_indicum_v1.0, whole genome shotgun sequence genomic region, the following are encoded:
- the LOC105175820 gene encoding uncharacterized protein LOC105175820, protein MMKLNSFGQWVLMGRRWLNPFPRACMFSSAVKQWEGGVSMVQGASRGIGLEFVRQLLEKSDKGHVLATCRNPKGATGLLELKNKFADRLDIHQLDLTIDRTIEEAAKSVKDKYGRLNLLINASGILSIPNVLQPETTLNKLQRDSLLLTYEVNAVGPILVVKHMWPLLKVGGGAGTDRDHAIVANISARVGSIGDNGLGGWHSYRASKAGLNQLTKTVSVEFARKKDPIVCILLHPGTVDTDLSRPFQSNVPEGKLFTKEFSVQKLLSIIMNAKRSDNGKFFAWDGQEIQW, encoded by the exons ATGATGAAGCTGAATTCTTTCGGGCAGTGGGTTTTGATGGGTAGGCGATGGCTGAACCCGTTTCCAAGAGCCTGCATGTTTTCTTCTGCCGTCAAACAATGGGAAGGCGGCGTTTCAATGGTTCAAGGTGCCTCCAGAGGCATTGGCCTTGAATTC GTTAGACAATTGTTAGAGAAAAGTGACAAAGGACATGTTCTGGCAACATGCCGCAATCCTAAGGGGGCAACTGGGCTTCTGGAGTTGAAGAATAAGTTTGCTGACCGCCTGGATATTCATCAGCTGGATCTCACAATTGATAGAACAATAGAG GAAGCAGCAAAGTCCGTGAAAGATAAGTATGGTCGTCTAAACCTCCTCATAAATGCTTCTGGTATCCTCTCAATACCCAATGTTCTGCAGCCAG AAACCACATTGAACAAACTTCAGAGGGATTCCTTACTTCTCACCTATGAGGTCAATGCTGTTGGTCCTATTTTGGTTGTCAAG CACATGTGGCCACTGCTCAAGGTCGGAGGAGGTGCTGGAACCGACAGAGACCACGCAATTGTAGCCAACATAAGTGCTAGAGTGGGATCAATTGGAGATAATGGCCTAGGAGGGTGGCACTCGTATCGGGCTTCTAAGGCTGGACTTAATCAGT TGACGAAGACCGTGTCGGTGGAATTTGCACGCAAGAAAGATCCAATTGTATGTATTCTGTTGCACCCGGGTACAGTAGATACAGATTTATCTAGACCATTTCAGAGCAATGTTCCAGAAGGTAAACTCTTCACCAAAGAGTTTTCAGTCCAGAAGCTACTGAGCATCATCATGAATGCAAAGAGATCTGACAATGGCAAGTTTTTTGCCTGGGATGGTCAAGAGATTCAGTGGTGA
- the LOC105175822 gene encoding probable WRKY transcription factor 14: MCSQFLKRMENYQGDLTDIIRASGGGSSIAGGNTAAEPAAAPHSWQFPTSNPVNYSTDPPEDFGDPFTHLRDPLLHDIDTPVSGFFHNSNIIKPSFEETGNTAGGFAKGSINLAHRIPDDEMERPASNIFSRMLQIAPTTKLPVSPCDSPAVVAAASPRGLEGPPVLVPNSTHTLISPNSSSGCLVESPGLQISSPRNTGIKRRKSQAKKVVCIPAPAPANSRPSGEVVPSDLWAWRKYGQKPIKGSPYPRGYYRCSSSKGCSARKQVERSRTDPNMLVITYTSEHNHPWPTQRNALAGSTRAQPSKSSTAAKSSPNSQAQKSTNPKEEMKEFSTEKTAAPSSSSLSAAVKEEMHQDLDHNQVEMDDPEFDEGFPNSYKPTLPDSNHSEDSFFADLEEIEADSLDILFTQGFSGDDGRDDDKALDPFSFYDWATGNNTSTSTSTGGGGGGATTSYGEAKRGE; this comes from the exons ATGTGCAGTCAATTCTTGAAGAGGATGGAGAATTATCAGGGCGATTTAACTGACATAATACGAGCAAGCGGCGGCGGCAGCAGCATAGCAGGCGGAAACACAGCAGCTGAACCGGCCGCGGCGCCCCACAGCTGGCAATTTCCAACAAGCAATCCCGTTAACTATTCTACCGACCCGCCTGAAGATTTTGGCGATCCGTTTACCCACTTGAGAGATCCACTCCTCCATGATATCGACACCCCAGTATCAGGATTCTTCCACAACTCCAATATCATCAAGCCTAGCTTTGAAGAAACAGGAAATACTGCTGGAGGGTTTGCTAAGGGTAGCATCAATCTTGCTCACAGAATTCCTGATGATGAGATGGAAAGACCggcttcaaatattttttcaaggaTGCTGCAGATCGCTCCTACTACAAAGTTGCCAGTTTCTCCGTGTGATTCTCCGGCGGTGGTGGCGGCTGCTTCCCCGAGGGGGTTAGAGGGTCCTCCTGTATTAGTTCCTAACAGCACTCACACTTTGATTTCACCAAATAGCTCCAGTGGGTGCTTGGTGGAGAGCCCAGGCCTGCAGATCTCGTCTCCGCGAAATACGGGCATCAAGAGAAG GAAGAGTCAAGCGAAGAAGGTAGTTTGTATACCGGCTCCAGCACCTGCAAACAGCAGGCCCAGTGGAGAAGTTGTTCCCTCAGATCTTTGGGCATGGAGAAAGTACGGGCAGAAGCCTATCAAGGGTTCCCCTTATCCAAG GGGTTACTATAGATGCAGTAGTTCAAAGGGTTGCTCGGCGAGGAAGCAAGTAGAACGGAGCCGAACCGACCCGAATATGCTGGTGATCACCTACACTTCGGAGCATAACCATCCATGGCCCACCCAGAGAAATGCTCTTGCAGGCTCCACAAGAGCTCAGCCATCCAAGAGCAGCACCGCCGCTAAAAGTTCACCAAACTCGCAGGCACAGAAAAGCACAAACCCGAAAGAAGAGATGAAGGAATTCAGCACAGAAAAGACAGCAGCGCCCTCATCATCATCCCTTTCTGCAGCCGTGAAAGAGGAGATGCATCAAGATTTGGATCATAACCAGGTGGAGATGGATGATCCGGAATTTGATGAAGGGTTTCCAAATAGCTACAAGCCCACATTGCCAGACTCCAACCATTCAGAAGACAGCTTCTTCGCTGATTTGGAAGAGATTGAGGCTGACTCTTTAGATATATTATTCACGCAAGGATTTTCGGGCGATGATGGGCGAGACGACGACAAGGCCTTGGATCCATTCAGCTTCTACGACTGGGCCACGGGAAACAACACTAGCACTAGTACTTCCACAGGCGGCGGTGGGGGTGGCGCCACCACATCTTATGGAGAAGCAAAGAGGGGCGAATAA